The segment CTTTTATTGTATCTTGTAGAAATTGCATAGAATTGTGAACATAGACAGAGAACGAGGGAAAGAAGATGAGACATCTCGTATCATTTTTGTGTAGTTCTTATACCACATTCAAACTATTGAAAACACTGTAAACATAGATACTCTGATTATTAAGTCAAATCATATAAAACTTCAATGTCACAGTTATTTATCTAACCTTTCTTGATTAATCctctcatatatttttatacatctATAATAAGcttattaagttttttcatattataattattgttatcataatttatcttatacaaaattcaaaattatatatattaattagaggTAAGAAATCACATCAACAACCTCGATTAAATAAGTTATACTATACATGCACATTATAATTTTGaagcaaaaattaattttttttggacccaaaaaaaatataaacattatatcataaacaaatacaagaaaatacaaaaatctcagaattttcagaattttccaataaattctatttaattggattttatttgttgtataacaatataaacagttccaattattttacttttgtcaAAATTCGAGAAAAGCAAGCTccaattattttactttacaCAATCGACAAAGGGTAAGAGGTTTTAAACAGTTCTAATGGATAGGTGAACAATTATTAAGCCCTcgcataaaaatataattactgagaaagatggagagagagagagagaatgacTGTAAGCAAGTCATGTTATACAAAGAGGGGATTACCACAACCTAAAGATGACGGTAAGTCATATCGGATCAAGCCAACTCTAATACGATCTATcatatttaaagattatatcAAACGAAGATTTATCAATTGGTAGGTTTAATAGGCTAAGTTGATCTATTAAGAATGATAAATCTTTTGGATTGTGTTTTTATGAATCTTTAATACGTTATTTTGTGTATATTTATGAATCGatctatcaaattataatattttaatattttttattgttggattatttttaaattttaataatttttataaccaCGTCAGGTTAACTGACGAATCTTACCGCAAAATATGGATTCGACTCTACAATAGGGGATTGTAACCCCCACAAAATTGTGCCCAAAAAAACAGGGAGTTGAGGCCATGTCGGTAGCCAGCCTCATCTTCTTAACATATCTATTGCAACCCCTTGCTCACTCTTTggcttatttctttttcatgtcacaattttatattaaacaaaatgtaATTTACAAATGCATAATTATGAGACAACACATGAATTTATTCTGTAAAGCAGCTCAAACCAACGGATCAAACTCAAACAGAGCGGGTCGGAGCAGGATCCTTTTCAATGAAGCGAACCATCTCTTCCAGGTACTTACTACGTAACTCCAAGTTGCCAAAAATTTCTCTCATAGCCCACGCATTTGCCCTTAGTGCATGTCCCTCTTTCTCCTTTATAACTCGCCTAATGGACTCAGCTACCGAGTCACTGGTAAATGCTCCATCTCTCTCATCCCTCTCTATTTCTAACCCGACCCGCATATGCATCAATCTAGCTACCAAACCCGTATCCGAACCCCCTGTAAGCATGATCAATGGCAGCCCAAATCCAAGCGACTCAATAACTGAACTCCAGCCGCTGTGAGTCAAGAAGCCACCAACCGATGCATGAGccaagatttttatttgagGTGCCCAATCCGTCCAGATCAAGCCCCGACCCGAAATTCGATCTTCAAACCCGACCGGAACTAGATCGGATCCCGTCTTTCCTTCAACAAGTGGCCGTTTGTTGATTACCCAAATAAAAGGCAACCCAGATTTTTCTAGCCCGTAAGCCAACTCGTGCATAAGTTCTTGACTCAGAGTCAACAGAGTACCGAGTGCAACATAAACTACTGACTTGTCCTTCTTACTGTCAAGCCAATCTTTTAACACTTGCCACTTGCCATCAGCCACAGTATAATCTTGCAGTGATGGTGGCAATAAGCTGACCGGAAGAACAGGTTTTTCTAGAAGTTTACCGAATATAGAAAAAGCTTCGGGTTCAAACTCTGGGCAGCTCCTCACAATCACGGCTCGGCAATCTTTAAGCACCATTCCATAACGGTATAAATCAGGCACCGAATCTTTGCATTCCTGGTGACCCCTCATGATTTCGTAAAGCTTAAACTTTATATTAGAATTATAGTTTATCCACTGGGGAACCATCGTCAAGTCCTCAGCTTTCTGAAACCGACCATTGATTAAATCCGCGGCTGAGCCAAAGAAAGAACAAGTGGTAGCGTTGACAATGCTGAAGTAAACTGAGTAGACACCGAGTTGAGCGGCGGCACTGGGTAACCAGTAGGAGACAAAGTCTTGGATGATCCAAGTGACTTGAGAATTATCTTTTAGGAAGTTTATTAAAGGAAGTTGAAGCATGTCGTAGGCTTTTTTGAGGTACTGGTCTTTCTGAATGGGCAACTCGGCGGGGGACTCAACTCCTTCTGGTAGACCTTGAACGGGAGGCAAAGGAAGTTGAAAAAATCTTAGATGGGAAGATAAGTTACTGTCACTTTGAGGGAGACGGTGAATGATTTTTGGAGTAGAGATGAAGTAGACATGATGACCCTTTTCTGCAAAGAATTTAGCCACTTGAAAAAATGGCATAACGTGACCGTAAGCTAGCCATGGAAACATTGCAATGTGAAGCTTTTCTTTGTCGCCCATGGCGGCTGATGCTGATGAATACTAGTTTCGTAGGTATATATGAAGAGTGAGTGAGACTAGATGAGTTGATTCCaggaaaatgtaaaattaaagaTGAGGAATCCATCAGTTTGGACAGTTGTGCAGTGTCGTCATATTGGAAAGGAACCAAATCAACGTCACACGTGTGTCATTTTTCTCATGTAAGTATCCTTCATGGCATATGGGGTGGATTAGGTTAcaagattataaaaaaaattataatatataatgacatatatgtctccatttgatataataaattgtacgaataataaaattataaattataattctatttttaaattatttaaagagGAGGCATATAGTatgattagtttttttttttttttaattttgaattaaacaaatgactatttcccactaaGGGGCTTGCTGAAACTGACAATTTCTATTGtttaaggatgaaaattttaattccctACGTTTTGATCCATTTTTCATCATCATCGatggataaaaatatttttttctattttaatgaAGATGTTTCTCTTCATCCTAACGAAGATAACATATAAAGTGtgatttataacaaaataaaatagaaatagataaaataaaataatgaagtaGCCATTGAGCTAACACCCAACAGCTACTTCATTTGAAaccattgtttgttttatttttttcattctaataTTATTCATTGATCATATTGGGTTAACTAATTGATCTCATTTTCATCTAGGAAGATGATTGTCTTTCTATATAAAGACAAGATTTCATCTGAGAagaaaattatcttttcaaaGGAAGATGACTTGTCTTCATCATTTgagaagatgattcatcttcttAGGTGACATCGTAGGACGTCAAAGGGATTGAGGTTTTGTTGAAGCCAACTATTGGAGGAAGAGGAACTGTCAAGAGAAAGAGGTGGCTGGCGATAGTGTTGGAGAGAATGGCCGGATATTGAAACTAAAtcctaagagaaaaatatgattttttaaaatttggtgtagaggaaaaaatattagttttgttaaatttaaggaggaaaaataagataaaattttagtttatttttaatattacatataaaataatgattttatatttaaaattgatagacTTAATAACTCATAggtggataaataagatttttaaaattaagagaaaaaatttgaaaacacaacatattttgggtgagaataagatctttggcctaaaaaaaactattattctCGTTGTTCTGAACGCAATGTGCAAAGGAGTCCAAATCACAGCAGCCCAAATTCCCAAAAATCGCTAGTTCCCTCCTCACATTCAATCTTCCAATCTTGCTTGCTAAAGTCTATTTATAAAGTGAGAAATGTTCTACTtccattgttttattgttttgtctCACAAACATTGTTTTTATCATGAACTTTGTTAAGTGGAATCATAAATGAATGCGAAAATTATACATCTTTTTTCagtatctttatttatttttttacctttttttttttttttattgagtgctatacatgtatatatatccGTATAATCCACTTGATGAGAGTTGGTTGCAGTTGTGTCTTAttgtttatcattttctttaaccCTTCTTATTActtcaaattatattcaaaataagaattaaaattttcgaTATATTTTTTCATGTAAGAAAATACATATGAAATTTTGTTACAAGTGATTGATTATCTCGTAGaaagtatattaattttttaaaagtttagacTAATATTCTGTCAACTTTacaagatatttttcttttatatttaagaatGATGAATCATATACATCCACTATAGTATTGATACACTTCTCAATATAGCTAATAACTATCATATTAATAAccttaataaaaatgttatattagaCTAATATTAAATTACGTCAACCAGTACATGAGACGTTTCAATAGTCTCAAATCTAAGAATCATATATACCATTGTCAATTAGAGGATTTATTTTACAGATACTTAGATTACTATCTATTTGAAATTCTCTATTTGGTCAGTTTAATGAACATATAGTTAACATGTATCTATTGACTTTGTACATGCACCTATTGTCAACAATGTCAACAAATGAGATTTGTTGTTATTCTTTAATAAGATCgtttaatataatgataattttagggaaattttaaaaaatagccaaaatgccctcccattaagccaaaatgcccaaaatcattattttcaagccaaaatgcccaaaatcactgttccaaaaaaaaaaaagcctataactttttttaaataccaaaattgccatttccctcatatttatataactcttccACTCACTATAGGGGTTTTAAgggaattttagataaatatggagggtttttagatattttacactataaaagattttgatatttatttatttatttaaaactttttttaaaatgacaaaattacccctcccttcatttatataactctcctcactcactataggggtaaatgtaatttaggataaatatagggAAATACCTATGAATTTCGCTAAcggaaaaatcatttgaaaaattgaaaaaaacgaatcgatatatcctataaacgaaaaaatcaaaatattaagtttaaataacgtcgttacatcgtaagttgtgtcaaaaagcatcaaaattcgaaaactcgaatttgaaatttgaaaaatagatatacaaaaacctaaaacaaaaaaaacggatataaaattcgaaaactacacggtCAGAA is part of the Mangifera indica cultivar Alphonso chromosome 13, CATAS_Mindica_2.1, whole genome shotgun sequence genome and harbors:
- the LOC123193874 gene encoding UDP-glycosyltransferase 91C1-like, translated to MGDKEKLHIAMFPWLAYGHVMPFFQVAKFFAEKGHHVYFISTPKIIHRLPQSDSNLSSHLRFFQLPLPPVQGLPEGVESPAELPIQKDQYLKKAYDMLQLPLINFLKDNSQVTWIIQDFVSYWLPSAAAQLGVYSVYFSIVNATTCSFFGSAADLINGRFQKAEDLTMVPQWINYNSNIKFKLYEIMRGHQECKDSVPDLYRYGMVLKDCRAVIVRSCPEFEPEAFSIFGKLLEKPVLPVSLLPPSLQDYTVADGKWQVLKDWLDSKKDKSVVYVALGTLLTLSQELMHELAYGLEKSGLPFIWVINKRPLVEGKTGSDLVPVGFEDRISGRGLIWTDWAPQIKILAHASVGGFLTHSGWSSVIESLGFGLPLIMLTGGSDTGLVARLMHMRVGLEIERDERDGAFTSDSVAESIRRVIKEKEGHALRANAWAMREIFGNLELRSKYLEEMVRFIEKDPAPTRSV